Within the Thermodesulfobacteriota bacterium genome, the region TGCCGGAGCCGGGGCGGCCGGGGACCGGGTTGGCGTTTATACTTCGGATCAGACTTCGGGAAGACTTGAGGTGATCGGATCCCCCCAGACGCTCTCTTTTTACCGACAGGTGAACGATTCCGTGGTGATTGAAAAAACGTATACCTTTCATCCGGATTCCTATGCCATTGACCTTGAGGTGGTGATCAGGAACGGTTCGTCCTCCCCGATAAACGGAAATATCGGCGTTTCTCTGAACCAGAATTTTTCCGAGAAAGCGAGCCAGTTTTTGTTTGAAGGACCCTGTGCCCTTAAGGACGGCCGCCTGGAAGAAGTGAAGCTGGAAGATATCAAGGAAGCGGGAACGCTTTCAGGGCGCATACCCTGGATCGCCATCCAGACCCGATATTTTATGAGCGCTGTTATCGACAAGCAGAGCCAGGAGGCGAGCATGGTGCTTGCCTATGGGGACGACGGCGTGGTAACCGCGGAATACCGGCCGGTCTTTCAGACCGTTTTACCGCAGACTATGGCCACATATCGTTTTACACTATACCTGGGCCCGAAAGATCTCGGCGTGCTTTCGTCCATCGGCAGCGATCTGGACAAAGCCGTTGATTTCGGCTGGTTTGATGTCATCGCCATTCCCTGCCTGTGGTTGATGAACCAAATATACCGCCTGATTCCCAACTACGGGATTTCCATTATGCTGGTGACGATCATCATTAAGCTTATTTTGTGGCCCCTGGGGACAAAAAGCTACAAATCCATGGGGGAGATGAAGAAGATACAACCGTTAATGGCTGAAATCAGAGATAAATATAAGAACGACCGAAAGAAAATGAACGAGGAGATGATGGGGCTGTATAAGACCTACAAGGTGAACCCCCTGGGCGGCTGCCTGCCCATGCTGGCTCAGATACCGGTCTTTATCGCCTTCTACCGGATGCTTTATCAGGCCATAGAGCTCCGGCACGCCCCGTTTTTGCTCTGGATCAAGGATCTGTCGGCGCCGGAACGGCTTTTTTCCGTCGACGTGTCCATACCGTTCATGCAACCCCCGGCGGGTATTCCCGTGCTGACCATTATCATGGGCGCGACCATGTTTTTACAGCAGAAAATGCAACCGCCGCCCGGGGATCCGGCTCAGGCAAAAATGATGATGCTGATGCCGATCTTTTTAACGGTAATTTTTATTAATTTTCCTTCCGGACTGGTGCTGTACTTTATTGTAAACAACCTTTTTTCCATCTTCCAGCAGCATTATGTTACCCGGAAGACTTAAGCGAGGAGGTAACCGATGACTTCCTGGTCGTTTTTTGAAGGAAAGACCGTTGATGTTGCTTTAAAAAATGCCGCCAGGGAACTGGGTGTTCCCATAGAAAAGCTGGAATACGAAATCGTCTTTGCGGGC harbors:
- the yidC gene encoding membrane protein insertase YidC, translated to MEQQFRIILAVILSLIILLAWQYFFIPETPPQPVSQQPREAVEPTNKQPVEEARQDVPLSVGPTATIQENLVSEETAPTFLVETTLYSARLSGRGGCFTEFDLKKYRETPEEGAPLKRLVSEKNGQGTGCVSFAGAGAAGDRVGVYTSDQTSGRLEVIGSPQTLSFYRQVNDSVVIEKTYTFHPDSYAIDLEVVIRNGSSSPINGNIGVSLNQNFSEKASQFLFEGPCALKDGRLEEVKLEDIKEAGTLSGRIPWIAIQTRYFMSAVIDKQSQEASMVLAYGDDGVVTAEYRPVFQTVLPQTMATYRFTLYLGPKDLGVLSSIGSDLDKAVDFGWFDVIAIPCLWLMNQIYRLIPNYGISIMLVTIIIKLILWPLGTKSYKSMGEMKKIQPLMAEIRDKYKNDRKKMNEEMMGLYKTYKVNPLGGCLPMLAQIPVFIAFYRMLYQAIELRHAPFLLWIKDLSAPERLFSVDVSIPFMQPPAGIPVLTIIMGATMFLQQKMQPPPGDPAQAKMMMLMPIFLTVIFINFPSGLVLYFIVNNLFSIFQQHYVTRKT